The DNA sequence CAGACAGCTCTCTGGTCTGTGTTGAGCAGGGGAAGGAGCGGCTGCCCTCCATCGTGGTGGAGCCCACAGACGTGAGCGAGGTGGAGAGTGGCGAGCTGCGCTGGCCCCCAGAGCAGGAGGACTATGAGGAGGATGAGGACCTGTTCCTGGAGCAGTGTATCCCACCCGCCAACATCGCAGACTggggagaagaggaggaggagcaggaggagtcCTCCATCATTATCAACCAGCAACAGGGAACGTCTCTTTTAGGTGGGCCAAGATGGGTTCCCAGTCCTACTGTTGAACAGTCAGTGTTGAACTATTGactatttactattattattattataattatattattattattattattataagggCTTCCTCCACATTACTCTTTAGTGCTTAGTAGAGCTCCTTCTGCTGTTAAGACCTGCTGCAAAGGTGATGCTCAGCCAGGCaacagcttctggcagcagcgTTCCTGAGAAATCTTcacccattcctcatgggcagtggcctccagatCACTAATAATCATGGGTTTGATGCTACAACCTCCTTcatcaaatcccaccaaagattttctatgggattaaAGTCCCATAAGATGACTGTGACGAcaactccagaatcttccaggacttcttctgaaaccaagcatACTTGAGGTatgcttagggtcattgtcctgtaGGAAGGCCCAATGATGccaaagcttcagcttccttacAGAAGGCctgaggaagcaaagcagccctagaGTATCACTGAGCAAcggccatgcttcactgtagtcAGGGTGTTCCAGACCTAAAGCTGATTCATAGGCCCAAAAAGGTCCAGCTTTGGGTCTTTCAGGAATTTTCACTATGTTTGCAAGGTATTAGAACAGTTCTCCTGAACTCTGGTCATGATGACGAAAGTTCCTTGTTCAACTGAACTCTCACGCCCCTCCCATCTTTCTTTTCTACAGATTTTCAGTCTGATGATTTTAGGGATGAAACCCCGACTCTGCCTCCTGAGAATGCTCCAGCACTCAACTAATCAGCTGCACCATCTTCTCCTTCAGTTTTAACCCCGATGAAACCTGGGACACCCATTACCAGCATCCCCAGCCAAGAGAGACCCTGTTGGTCCGTACCGCTAAAAGGAAACTCTCCTGAATAGTCAGAAGCTGGACTATGAATAATGTACGACACTATGCAACAACTAGTGATGTCTTCAATCTGTAGCACTGTGGCTGAAGATGTCAGTGCAGTGCAGCTATGATGTTCTAGGTCCTAGTACAGGGTTTATGCCATACAATCAGCTTCTCCTTATTCAATTCCATTTAACCGGATAGGGGACTGGTTTTCCTAATCCACTAAGATAGGCCCAGTTAACCTATGTCGTAGCTTCAGAGACAGGAACGTACTGTCAATGCTagatttaaagggcccatatcatgggAATACCTCGGTCTGATCCGAAATGTATCCAGGCCATACAGTCGAGTTCGCATATGGAACCTAAGCTGCAGGAACTCCTTTCCATTGAGCCTGGCTGCTTTTTGAATAAGACACAATACAGgaaagccaatcagaacagaggccaTTTACATACATCACACTTAAAGGCATGGTAACAAATAACAACCTGTTTAAGTGATAAAGAGGATTCTAGTGAGGTTCAAAGGAAGGAGGTTTGAAAATGTTCATAATAAATTaattctgatgttttttttggtacatacaccaatcagccataacattagcaccactgacaggtaaagagaggagcattgattatctttatctataGTGCTGTCATGGGGTGGGATCTACCTAtttggcagcaagtgaacagtcagttcttgaaggtgatgaaggtgttaaaagcaggaaaaatgaggaTTCTGAAGAATCTGAGAAACTGACCAAACaatctgggtcagaacatctccaaaacatcaggcaggtcttgtgggttttttttctggtatgctgTGGTAAGTACCagaagtggtccaagaaaggacaacccgTGAACcgacgacagggtcatgggctcctAAGGGTCACTGACACAATCCATGAAGGCCCACTTAAAGGatttgctgctaacatcttggtacCAGATGACACAGGACAGcttctgaggtcttgtggagtccatacctcaaatggtcagatctgttgtggtggcacaaggggaaaatcctcagtattaggcaggtggtgttaacgTTATGCCTGATCAGTGTGAACCCACACAAATGTCATAAGTCAACCTCAGGGAAAGGAAAGTTACAATACACACCCTTTAAACCTCGACATATATCTACAAACACTGTGCACTGTTTTAGCATAACATTTTACTTAGATGTATAGCtagctctttttaaaaatgaagaaagcTACCAGCACCAAGTCAGTAACAGATACTGTTCTGCTGAAGTACCAAATGTTTACCCTTCCACTTTTCCTTATCTATTGTAGTAGCAATTGTAGTAGCATTGTTAAACAGAGTTCTAGTGACTAGCTAGCAATGTGATAGACTTAATAAGTTAGGAGTCTGGCTGTTGTAGAGCCGTCTAATCACTGTGGGATGTTGCAAAGAAAACGCTAGGCTATGTAGGCTGTAGTCAGAGGTGTCAGATCCAAGTCCAGAGAGTAAAAATCCAGCCCAGGATTTTGCACAGCCATCCAGgcaacaaaatcctggggtggatttttactttctgggccTGGATCTGATCATTAGGCTTAGCTACAAGGCTATcaaggcagttggaacaaaatactggggtggatttttaatTTCTGGGCCTGGATCTGATGATTCTAGGCTGAGCTGCAAGGCTATCAAGGCAAAAcaaaaatcctggggtggagtATTTACTGCAGCAGAGCCAttcaggcagttggaacaaaatcctgggttGGATTTTTACCTTCTGGGCCTGGATCTGATCATTTAAGGcttagctgcagcagagctatCCAGGCAGTTGGAcaaaaatcctggggtggatttgtAGTGCAGTGGAGCCATCCAGACATTTGGAACATCCAGGAAGTTTTACTGGGTAAAATAAATCCTGGATAAAACTCCTGGATTTGGACTTTCTGGGCCTGGATCTGATCATTTAAAGcttagctgcagcagagctatCCAGGCAGACCTGGATTTGACACCTTTGGCTGTAGCTGAtgttaaaaaaagtttaaagcCAGCAGATCACACTACACTGCTTTGTGGTATTATAGGATGTGGCTTTTCTGACACAGAATGTTGGCTAAGATGTGGTCAAAGGTGACAAATTTGACTATTCAGTGTTTTTAGAGGCTATTTCTGCTGTCTGTTTTCCTTCCATTGTAACCATCGAGTGTCAGCTTGCAGCTGCTGTTCCTCTTTCACAGGGTGCATTGTTTGGGGTATGGCGTAATGGTTGCT is a window from the Salminus brasiliensis chromosome 13, fSalBra1.hap2, whole genome shotgun sequence genome containing:
- the lbhl gene encoding uncharacterized protein lbhl translates to MPCIDCNSPGDACISTDGCVEDLRAEDSAMYEIPLQRKGDRLPFQIFPDPVGAVLGSDSSLVCVEQGKERLPSIVVEPTDVSEVESGELRWPPEQEDYEEDEDLFLEQCIPPANIADWGEEEEEQEESSIIINQQQGTSLLDFQSDDFRDETPTLPPENAPALN